In Oceaniferula marina, the following proteins share a genomic window:
- a CDS encoding glycoside hydrolase family 88 protein, with amino-acid sequence MKPPKTLTTIIAATCTSITAWAEITPQPAFSDELQPETIVKVASAVADWQLANPYERADWDWTEGALWTGLLAHAQTTGAQKYREALLKVSADLNYQLGPRPHFGDDHCVGQLHLWHYLRDELTHQLEPTRRGMLRFADRPHDESLLWVNHIHMREWAWCDALYMSPPTLTMLYAATGNELYLEKLDELWWKTSDYLYDKESQLYFRDSKYFEPREKNGEKVFWSRGNGWVFAGLCHVLQYLPHDHPTRPKYIEQFKQMAAKLKAIQQADGSWRASLLDPASYPSPESSGTAFFTYGFIWGVNNGFLDEKTYLPAVVKGWKRLVQNVHPDGKLGFVQPIGQDPRTVSYEQTAVYGVGGFLQVAHELHKHLILKQSSTAKLQAQNPDKDVRLNEVVSVPWKKITTLVPKANAENIAVRDSVSSYFLPCQVVDNNQDGSPDALLFISDFTPNEKRTFQILACGKLKPRLEQNPMLARFVPERKDDFVWENDRIAYRAYGPALAAENARGGIDVWTKSVRRPVANEWYAKGDAHYHTDNGTGLDGYKVGSSLGCGGVGYLDSKGKLHTSPVFAKQTTIEQGPVRLKFKLTYPAIQIGETEITETRTITMLRGQHHFEVNSSFQIKGDAKGIRPVTGLARRSPKQKASAYSGHFFGYWDPIMEKENHGHIGTFIIHSTGKSPSYKNKNHILQILAKDLNKPVSFHAGAIWGKAEGLDPAGFERHLFHQAHAITHPILVQ; translated from the coding sequence ATGAAACCACCCAAGACACTCACCACGATCATTGCAGCTACCTGTACAAGCATCACTGCATGGGCCGAAATTACGCCTCAGCCTGCCTTCTCCGACGAGCTCCAGCCTGAGACGATTGTGAAAGTTGCCAGTGCCGTAGCCGACTGGCAGCTCGCCAACCCCTACGAGCGAGCCGACTGGGACTGGACCGAGGGAGCACTCTGGACCGGACTGCTCGCCCACGCCCAAACAACGGGTGCCCAAAAATACCGTGAAGCGCTTCTCAAGGTGTCTGCCGACCTCAACTACCAGCTCGGACCCCGCCCCCACTTTGGTGACGACCACTGTGTCGGCCAACTCCACCTCTGGCACTACCTCCGGGACGAACTGACACATCAGCTCGAGCCCACACGCCGTGGCATGCTCCGCTTCGCAGACCGACCCCACGATGAGTCCTTACTCTGGGTCAACCACATCCATATGCGGGAATGGGCCTGGTGCGACGCTCTGTATATGTCTCCGCCAACCCTCACCATGCTCTACGCGGCAACAGGTAATGAGCTCTACCTCGAAAAACTCGATGAACTCTGGTGGAAAACCTCGGACTACCTCTACGACAAGGAGAGCCAACTCTACTTCCGCGATTCCAAGTACTTTGAACCTCGTGAAAAAAATGGAGAAAAAGTCTTCTGGTCACGCGGCAACGGATGGGTCTTTGCCGGACTCTGCCACGTTTTGCAATACCTCCCCCATGATCACCCGACACGCCCCAAGTATATCGAACAATTCAAGCAAATGGCAGCGAAACTCAAAGCCATCCAGCAAGCCGACGGGTCTTGGCGAGCATCGCTGTTAGACCCCGCAAGTTACCCGAGCCCGGAGTCCTCCGGAACTGCCTTTTTTACCTATGGTTTTATCTGGGGAGTGAACAACGGCTTCCTTGACGAAAAGACCTACCTCCCGGCAGTTGTCAAAGGCTGGAAACGCCTCGTGCAAAATGTCCACCCCGATGGCAAGCTTGGCTTTGTTCAACCGATCGGCCAAGACCCGCGAACCGTCAGCTATGAACAAACTGCGGTTTACGGTGTTGGAGGCTTTTTACAAGTGGCGCATGAACTGCACAAACACCTGATTCTCAAACAATCCAGCACCGCCAAGCTTCAAGCTCAAAACCCGGACAAGGATGTCCGACTCAATGAAGTTGTCAGCGTACCATGGAAAAAAATCACCACACTGGTGCCCAAGGCAAACGCTGAGAACATCGCCGTCCGGGACAGCGTCAGTAGCTATTTCCTGCCTTGTCAGGTGGTGGACAATAATCAGGACGGAAGCCCAGACGCCCTGCTTTTCATCAGCGATTTCACCCCTAACGAAAAACGAACTTTCCAAATCCTCGCATGTGGAAAACTCAAACCCCGCCTCGAGCAGAACCCGATGCTCGCCCGCTTTGTTCCCGAACGTAAAGATGACTTTGTCTGGGAAAATGACCGCATCGCCTACCGAGCATACGGGCCGGCACTCGCCGCAGAAAATGCCCGTGGTGGCATTGATGTCTGGACCAAATCCGTTCGTCGTCCGGTGGCCAACGAATGGTATGCCAAAGGTGACGCCCACTACCACACCGACAACGGCACCGGACTCGACGGCTATAAGGTCGGGAGTTCACTTGGCTGCGGAGGCGTCGGCTATCTCGACAGCAAAGGCAAACTCCATACCAGTCCCGTGTTTGCCAAACAGACAACGATCGAGCAAGGCCCGGTGCGTCTAAAATTCAAACTCACCTACCCTGCCATTCAAATCGGCGAAACTGAAATTACCGAAACACGCACGATTACCATGTTACGTGGTCAGCACCACTTTGAAGTCAACTCTTCCTTCCAAATCAAAGGCGACGCCAAGGGGATCCGCCCTGTCACAGGTCTCGCTCGTCGCAGCCCGAAACAGAAAGCCAGCGCCTATAGCGGACACTTCTTCGGATACTGGGACCCCATCATGGAAAAAGAGAATCACGGGCACATCGGCACCTTTATCATTCACAGCACCGGCAAGAGCCCCTCCTACAAAAATAAAAATCACATCCTACAAATTCTGGCCAAGGACCTGAACAAGCCAGTAAGCTTCCATGCCGGAGCGATCTGGGGTAAAGCCGAAGGCCTCGATCCTGCAGGCTTTGAACGCCATCTATTTCATCAGGCGCACGCCATTACGCACCCCATCCTTGTCCAGTAA
- the abc-f gene encoding ribosomal protection-like ABC-F family protein, whose protein sequence is MLIIRKLTKTLGGRTLFEDADMTINWGERVALVGPNGAGKSTLFKQILKEDKPDSGKIDLDEYAITGYLAQEAGDPGDETILEIAISTTPEMAKAIRTMREHEAAGTTDDADYHAAQDHFDANNGYALEPKAKKILAGLGFEADAYDQPANKFSGGWIMRAHLAQLLVKEPDLLMLDEPTNHLDLMALIWLQRYLKNYPGALLMISHDRDFMDELIETVYEIDEEKLISYTGNYTSYLEQRNKRYQQKVQAYRNQNKEIERVQEFIDRFRSVTSKAAQVQSRIKTLEKMKRLPKPIAPRKVFKFSFPQPKRSNQKVIELEKVHKAYGDKVIYESLDLTIERGDRMVLVGPNGAGKSTLLKILAGQLEFDSGERKCGYNTNLGYYSQHRTESMDEANTVLEEVMASGGDMREDEARSILGSFLFRRADVHKKVRVLSGGEKSRLNLVKFLVNPPNLLLMDEPTTHLDIISIEALVQALKHYEGTLVFISHDVHFIRNLADTTLHVDNGKLTRYAGGYDYYLEKSGLDDNRGAVTS, encoded by the coding sequence GTGCTCATCATACGTAAACTCACCAAAACACTCGGCGGACGCACCCTCTTTGAGGATGCAGATATGACCATCAACTGGGGCGAGCGTGTTGCCCTCGTGGGTCCCAATGGTGCCGGCAAGTCCACTCTTTTTAAACAGATTCTCAAGGAAGATAAGCCGGACAGCGGCAAAATCGACCTCGATGAATACGCCATCACCGGCTACCTCGCTCAGGAAGCAGGTGACCCGGGTGATGAAACGATTCTCGAAATCGCCATCAGCACCACGCCCGAAATGGCCAAAGCGATCCGCACCATGCGTGAACACGAAGCGGCCGGCACCACGGATGATGCCGACTACCACGCTGCCCAAGACCACTTTGATGCCAACAACGGCTACGCTCTCGAACCCAAGGCAAAAAAAATCCTCGCAGGCCTCGGCTTTGAGGCCGATGCCTACGACCAGCCCGCCAACAAATTCTCGGGAGGCTGGATCATGCGTGCCCACCTTGCCCAGCTTCTGGTCAAGGAGCCCGATTTGCTGATGCTCGACGAGCCCACCAACCACCTCGACCTGATGGCCCTGATCTGGCTTCAGCGGTATCTTAAAAACTACCCCGGTGCCCTCTTGATGATTTCGCACGACCGCGACTTCATGGATGAACTCATCGAAACCGTCTACGAGATCGACGAAGAAAAGCTCATCTCCTACACCGGCAACTACACCTCCTACCTCGAACAGCGTAACAAACGCTACCAGCAAAAGGTGCAGGCCTACCGGAACCAAAACAAGGAAATCGAACGCGTGCAGGAATTCATCGACCGCTTCCGCTCGGTCACCTCCAAGGCCGCCCAGGTGCAAAGCCGGATAAAGACACTCGAAAAAATGAAGCGCCTGCCGAAACCCATCGCGCCACGCAAGGTCTTCAAATTTTCCTTCCCCCAGCCAAAACGTTCCAACCAAAAAGTCATCGAGCTGGAAAAAGTCCACAAAGCCTACGGCGACAAAGTCATATACGAAAGTCTCGACCTCACCATCGAACGTGGCGACCGCATGGTGCTCGTCGGCCCGAACGGTGCCGGTAAATCCACCCTGCTGAAAATCCTCGCCGGACAGCTTGAATTTGACAGCGGAGAGCGCAAATGCGGCTACAACACCAACCTTGGCTACTACTCCCAGCACCGGACCGAGTCCATGGACGAGGCCAATACCGTGCTCGAAGAAGTCATGGCCAGTGGTGGCGACATGCGTGAAGATGAAGCCCGTTCCATTCTGGGATCCTTCCTCTTCCGCCGCGCCGATGTACACAAAAAAGTCCGCGTGCTTTCCGGTGGTGAAAAATCCCGCCTCAATCTGGTCAAGTTCCTGGTGAACCCTCCCAACCTCCTGCTGATGGACGAGCCCACCACCCACCTCGATATCATTTCCATCGAGGCTCTCGTCCAGGCACTCAAACACTACGAAGGAACGCTGGTGTTCATCTCCCACGATGTCCACTTCATCCGCAACCTCGCCGATACCACCCTGCACGTCGATAACGGTAAACTCACCCGCTACGCCGGCGGTTACGACTACTACCTTGAAAAATCAGGACTCGATGACAACCGCGGCGCGGTAACCTCCTAA
- a CDS encoding SDR family oxidoreductase, producing the protein MKLFNLEGKTALVTGCKRGIGMAMAKGLAEAGANIIGVSASLEKDGSAVEKAVTDLGRTFTAYTCDFSDRAAVKAFTAQVLKEHGAPDILVNNAGTIMRAPAAEHPDDFWDQVIEVNLNAQFVISREFGAAMIQRGSGKIIFTASLLTFQGGITVPGYAASKGGIGQLTKALANEWAGKGINVNAIAPGYIATDNTQALQEDPVRSEQILSRIPAGRWGKPEDFVGPAVFLASEAANYVNGEILVVDGGWMAR; encoded by the coding sequence ATGAAGCTATTTAATCTGGAAGGAAAAACCGCCCTCGTCACCGGTTGCAAACGAGGCATCGGCATGGCTATGGCCAAAGGGCTCGCCGAAGCCGGAGCCAACATCATCGGTGTCTCTGCCAGTCTTGAAAAAGACGGTAGTGCCGTGGAAAAGGCAGTGACTGATCTGGGTCGTACCTTCACCGCTTATACCTGCGATTTTTCCGATCGCGCTGCCGTCAAGGCGTTCACCGCACAAGTCCTCAAAGAACACGGAGCTCCTGACATCCTGGTCAACAATGCAGGAACCATCATGCGCGCACCCGCTGCCGAACACCCGGACGATTTCTGGGACCAAGTCATTGAGGTCAATCTCAACGCCCAGTTTGTCATCAGCCGTGAATTCGGGGCCGCCATGATCCAGCGCGGCAGTGGAAAAATCATCTTCACTGCCTCCCTGCTCACCTTCCAAGGGGGGATCACCGTGCCCGGCTACGCAGCCTCCAAAGGAGGCATTGGCCAACTGACCAAAGCCCTTGCCAACGAATGGGCTGGCAAAGGCATCAACGTCAATGCCATCGCTCCCGGTTACATCGCCACCGACAACACTCAGGCCCTTCAGGAGGACCCGGTCCGTTCTGAACAAATCCTCTCCCGCATCCCTGCCGGGCGTTGGGGTAAACCCGAGGACTTTGTCGGTCCTGCTGTGTTTTTAGCTTCGGAGGCAGCCAACTACGTCAATGGAGAAATCCTCGTCGTCGACGGAGGCTGGATGGCGCGCTGA
- the kduI gene encoding 5-dehydro-4-deoxy-D-glucuronate isomerase, giving the protein MNSHTTRCFDAMRHADTQQLRDSYILEDLFNINELQLVYTDLDRAIVGSAVPTDTPLTLKAGDQLRSDYFCQRRELGVINFGNKGSITVDGTSYPLEKLECLYVGKGSQTISFQSENGEAPAQFYLLSYPAHTSYPTAHAKIEDANKLELGSPEESNERHLYQYIHENGLQSCQLVMGFTVLQSGSVWNTMPPHTHDRRSEVYCYFDIAENHQVAHFMGKPQETRVLWMQEKHAVLSPSWSIHSGAGTGSYSFAWGMGGENQRFDDMDGFAITELR; this is encoded by the coding sequence ATGAATAGCCACACCACCCGCTGCTTCGACGCCATGCGCCATGCTGATACCCAGCAACTCCGCGACTCCTACATCCTCGAAGATTTGTTCAACATCAATGAGCTCCAACTCGTTTACACTGATCTGGACCGTGCCATCGTCGGCTCGGCCGTTCCCACGGACACACCTCTGACCTTGAAAGCTGGCGACCAGTTGCGCTCTGACTATTTTTGTCAAAGACGTGAACTCGGCGTTATCAACTTCGGCAACAAGGGATCGATCACCGTCGATGGAACCAGCTACCCACTCGAAAAACTGGAATGCCTCTACGTCGGCAAAGGAAGTCAAACGATCAGCTTCCAATCGGAAAATGGCGAAGCACCAGCACAGTTTTACCTTCTCAGTTACCCAGCACATACCAGCTACCCGACCGCCCACGCAAAAATCGAGGATGCCAACAAACTCGAGCTCGGCTCGCCCGAAGAATCCAACGAACGCCACCTCTACCAATACATCCACGAAAACGGTCTCCAATCCTGCCAGCTTGTCATGGGCTTCACCGTGCTGCAATCCGGAAGCGTCTGGAACACCATGCCGCCACACACCCACGACCGCCGCTCAGAAGTTTACTGCTACTTTGACATCGCCGAAAACCACCAAGTGGCACACTTCATGGGTAAACCTCAAGAAACCAGAGTGCTTTGGATGCAGGAAAAACATGCCGTGCTCTCCCCATCCTGGTCGATCCATAGTGGTGCCGGCACCGGCTCCTACTCGTTTGCCTGGGGCATGGGTGGAGAAAACCAACGCTTCGACGACATGGACGGATTTGCCATCACCGAGCTTCGTTAA